The DNA segment ACGATGGTGTTGTCACGCAGGTCTGCTTGCTTCAAATAGTCTCGCAGTTGCCCGATGGCTCGATCCATAGCAGTAATCTCTGCATACCGCACCTGTAAGACATCCCTCAATACCTGAGTCGACGCTTGGCCCGTTTCGATACTCGTCAGTTTGACTGTCTGTTTTGCGTACTTCTCCGGTAAATCATTATACATGGCCAAGTCTTTGGGTAATCCCATATAAGGTTCATGCGGAGAACCAAACCAGACCACAGCCATAAAAGGAGTCTGCTTCTTGTTTGCGTCCTTGATGAAGCGAATGGTATCCTTGATAATTATTTCAGAGCTTTCACCAGTATACTTTTTGGGTTTACCGCCATTGCGCACCAGAATTGGGTCCAATTCGAAAAAGTTGTCATGAGACAGCCATTCGTCGAAACCCATGGCACCTGGGCTGGTGGGTGAAGCTTTCTTGACTGGACCCACATGCCATTTCCCGAAATGCCCGGTCCGGTAACCCGCGTTTTTCATCATATGCCCGATGGTAAACTCCTCCGGACGCATCGACCAATTAGGTGCAAAAGTGCCATATCGGACGGGATGACGTCCGGTCAGGAAACTCCCCCGCGTTGGTGAACAGGAAGGGTGTCCTGAGTAAAATCGATCTAGGCGGAGTCCGGTTGTCGCCATTTCATCCAGGACGGGTGTATGAAGGTGGGGATGCCCATTATAGGCCACTTCATCCCAACCATGATCATCGCCCATCAGGAGAATTACATTAGGCGTATCGGCGGCCGATAAGGTGGGTCCAAGGAAAAGGAGCAATAGTGAACACAGTGTAGAACGAAATAGGAGCTTCATTCCAGTATTTCTAGGTAGCCCCTCGCCTGGTTTCAATGATCAAAGTAGGGATCAATACAAATCACCTTTTGACGGTACTTGTCCTAATCCCATTTGATTACGCGGAAGAGATTGCTGTAGTCGTCGCTCCACAGGATCGGGCGAGGGGTTTCTTTCTCCCAGGCAGTGCTAAGGCCCGTTGAAGCAATAAGGTCCAGCGTTTCAGCCGTGGGGCTAAGTAGGATCCAACTTGAATAATATTCGCCCGGGTCAACAGCATCGCGCTCGATCCAGATAGCGTGCAGGTTCAATTCATTGGCAACGGTCCGTACAGGATCGCTCAAGTCCAGGTGAATGTTGGTGATGTGAATGGCAAGAGCTCCTCCGGAGTTGAGATGCTTAAGGTAGAGTTGAAACGCCTCAACGGTGAGTAGGTGAAGAGGAATAGAGTCACCACTGAATGCATCGATTACCAGGATGTCGAAGCCTTGGGAACCGCTTGTCGCCAGTTCAGTTTCCAGTGAGGTGCTGGCATCTCTGAGTGCGACGGAGGTTTCTGCCCGGCTATCGCTCAGGTAATAAAAATGAGACCGAGCCAGGGACTCAACATCAGGGTTGATCTCATAGAACTTCACTGTATCTCCCTCTTTCCCCAGAGTCGCCAGAGTACCGATTCCCAACCCCACCACACCGATCTTCATCGGTTCTAAAGAGAATGGAAGGTGCTTCGGGTGGAAGTGGGAGAGAATCGCGACCCCACTGTTTGCCATGTAGTAGGCACTGAGTTCTGCCCGCGTTTCCTCCGTTGCGACGAACTGTTGACCGTGTTTGATGCGTCCATGGTAGAGATCTCTCCTGTGTCCAGGTTTTCCAACATTACTCTCATAAACCCTGAGGACACCGTAGAATCCTCGCTTTGAAACCAGAGTTGCATTGGTTTCATCCTGAATATGGTTGTCCAAGAAAAAAATCATCGAAAAAATCAAAGGAACCCAGGTTATAACCAAAGCAGATTTTTTTACCCTGGATAGACTGGATTTTCTGAAGAGCTCATTGCCAAGCAGGCAGGTCACAATTACCGCGATCGCAAGTAAGGAGGCATGGAGCTCCCAGTAGCCTGAAAAAATCCGTGGGCTAACCTGACTCACGAGTAGACCACCCATCGCTCCGCCGAGAGATATAATGAGGTAGAAGGAGGTCAGGAATTGGGGAGCTGGCTTCAGTCGGACCATCTCCCCGTGGCAGATCATACAGCAGGTGAACATGGCTGAGACATAGATGACAATCTGGAGAATAATATGAGGCTCATTATCATTAAAATCCTGATTGAGGAGGTAGACGAGACTGCCTACACAGATCACAGCTAGTGGAATCCAAATATCCCTTCGATACCAGCGATCATGGTCGAAACAAATGATAAAACTGAGGAGGTAGAGTGCCAGGGGAAGGATCCAGAGGAATGGCACCACCGCTATATCCTGGGTCATCTTGTTGGTAACGGAAAGAAGCAAGACGGATCCGAGGGTAGCAAAAATTCCCCAGAGAACTCGGTCTCCGATTGGAACAGAAACTAAGGAAGGTTTTGGCTCGTTGAGATGGGGTATTTGGTCGCTTGGACTAGCCCTTAATATTTGGCGGGCGCAGAAGACCGCAAGAACACCATAGATAATGTAGGTTCCGGACCAGACTTGAGTTTGCAATCGCAGTCCCAAAACAGGTTCTATGAGAAAGGGGTAGCTAATCAGGGCCAGGAGCGAACCAAGATTGGAGACAGCGTAGAGTCGGTAGGGAGATTTACCCGGGTAAGACGTGGCAAACCAGTGTTGCATCAAAGGGCCGGAAGCTGAAATAACGAGAAAAGGTAGCCCGACTGTTCGGAGAAGCAATAAAACAATTCCGAGGGTAGGATCAGACGCTGAGCTGGTCGTAAGAGCTTGGTCAGGAGTTATGGGAAGAAAAAGAAGTGAAACCGCAATCAGGGCGAGATGGATGCCTGCTTGCCAGCGGGGCTGGTCCCGCCAGCGGACTACAAGTCCGTGAGCGTAGGCGTAGCCCGCGAGGAGGCTAAGCTGGAAAAATAGCATACAAGTTGTCCACACTGCCGGCGTGCCGCCGAACCATGGGAGAATATAGCGGGCGATAATGGGCTGAACCTGAAAAAGGAGAAACGCACTCAGGAAAATAGTGACTACAAATACGCGCATAAAACAAATTTCCGGTGATTAGGTAAATTTCGCACAATGAGGCCAAGAACAATATTGGGCTGGGGGAAAGGAGCTCACTAATAATCAGACTTTTAACGATTCTTAGATAGCTTGCCTTGCTCGTAATAAATTTGGCCCATATTAATTGGCTTGGAATGCTGAAAGAATACGCATCAAAGATTGCAGATGACTCCTTCGTAACCCTTTGGGGAACTTGCACTAAAACAAAAAACCTCAGAAAGCCTTACGCTTTCTGAGGTTTAGTTTATTAAAACTCAAATTTTAGTTGGAAGACCTCAATTAGACTTCTTCGAACGAAATCTTCTGTGAGCAATGATCGCGGCCAACACACCTGCTCCGAATAATCTGTAGGTTGCTGGCTCAGGTACTTTGACGAGATGGTCACCCAGCTTATTTGGAGAATGATGAAAAGAAGTAGTGTATTCGTAGCTCTTGCTGCCCTTGCTGCTGCCGTCATCCGTATCCGTTGGTGTAAATGGATCGCCGTCGAAGATGTCCGCGAAAAAACTATCAGGAGTCAGGACGAAGCCTCCGCCGATCAAATCCTCTATTTCCCCTGAAATTTTAATTTCATACATTATGGCACCGAGCCATTCAACACCGTCATCAAAAGCATAGTTTAGAGGAACGTTCGGATCTGAGCTGATCGCTTCAAAACTATCTTTCCCCCCAACTTGGGTTATTTTTGGGGAAAGCCCTGGATCATCGCTAACAAAGAAAGCATCATTATCAGGGGCAGTTCCCGCATCATCGCCATCCCAGTTTTTGTTAAATTCGAGAGAATTCGCTGACATCAATAAGCTTGATGTGTCAGCACCGCCGATTGTCAATTCGCCCGGGTCTGGAGCGGATCCATATTCTACCAGCAATTCGAATCCAGTGCCACCCACATGGGTGCCTGTTAGCCATTTATCGCTACCTTCAAGCTCTTTCAATTTGTGGGCTCCCTTAGCTGAGGTCAGCCAATCTTGTGCCACATTGGCTCCGTAAGTATTATCATTCAGGCTCAGCGGAAAAATAAGGCCAACATATAGATCTCCAGAATGTCCGTCATAACCAGCACCCTGCTTCATCCAAATGTGAATACTGGTAGCTACGCCGTCTTCAGTTTCGGCACCAATATGCCTGTAGTCGTTGTATCCTTCGTCCGTCCCTCGAACCCAACCATCGAGAGGCATACTTAATCAACTGTCCATTTATTACTAACTTTGGCACAGGGGAATCCCCCATACGGTGCGAAGTGTTTATGAGTCCCAGAATTTGGCTATGGTTTTTGGCCGCAAAGCAAGGTCTCTTAAAGGTACGTTTTTAATGAATTTATCACATTTTGAAGCTCCAAAGCACCGGGCAAGAGGGTCTTTATTCCAGACATTTTTTACACGGCACCCCAAATCCATGCGCATGAGGGTCACACCAAGGTTGCCACGGTTGATTTAGAGCGCGTCTTTGCGGATTCTCACCTGGGAATCGCCGCCAAGAAGCAGTTTTCAGAATTTGCCAGAGAAACAGAAGCTCAACAGGAAAAGCATCGTTGTCTTGAGAGACGATGCTATGGAAATCACCGATTTGGTGATCAAGCTTCTCAATGCTGAACCGTGGTTCCGATAGAATTTCTTCTTAATTTCCTGTCCTCCAGGTAATCAGCGAATATTAAGCGTATTCCTTGCTCCAGGGTAGCTTGAATACTTTCCTGGAAATTATTGTTTAACCGCCAGCTACCTAATCGGCATCGTAAATAACGACCTTGTCCCAGAGATGTTTGTTGTTATTTATGAAATCATCGTGGATCGGGTGTCCCTGGTAAATGTCGTGATCTGCGATTGTTTTGAAAATAACCGTTGAGGCGACCGAATAGTCGTTTTTGACCACCGGACGAACGGGCGTGGCTGCAGGAGTTCCAACATGCATGGAATCGATCGTTTCAATCGCTCCTAATCCTTCGAGCTGTTTGATAAATGCGGCTGTTTCTTCCTCGGAGACTTCCGGTTTTAGATAAAAATATACGGTATGTACTAGCATGTTTCCGGTTTTGAACTATGTGCTAACGAAAAACAAGGATCTATTTAATCGTTTCGCGCCAGGAACCTTCGTTTCCCAGGGGCGTCCTGTAATTCAGGATATTTTGCTCAAATTCCCCTACATTTTAAAATCGCCAAGCCTGTCCAATCGTTCCAAGAAACTACTTCAATTTTTGACATATTTTGCCCGAAGCAATATCCAGTTCAATTCACAACGAGTTCGCTAAAGAGGAGAAGCGAAAATGGAGACCGATAATACTCGCTTTGATCGGGTCGGTCCTGTCCCACCTTTTACTCTATCTGTTTATCCCTGAAACGTTGATGATTATGGCGTCGGAGGCTCCGCCAACTCCGAGATGGCAGGAATTCGATATCATACTTGCCGAAGAGGAACCCGAGGTCATGAAGCAATATGTTCCGATTAATAAGGACGATATTCCAAATGAACCCGACGAAACAGAAAATTTTGCCTCGCAGGATGCTCAGGCCAAAAACACTGAACTTCGAGAGGATTTGAATGAAGATACTCCTTTCATTGAAGGGGAGTCTGAGGAATTTAACAACTTGGTGCAAGGCGAACCGATTCGGACTCCGCCCAGCCCGCCTGTGCCACCTGCTCAAGCAAACGACACGCAGGCTCAGCAACAACAAACGTCGAGTATTCCACAGATACGGATTAATCGCCCGATGGGTGAGGATCAGTTGAACGAAGAAAGAGCGCGGGTGCCTGTTGCCCTGGAAGATGAATCCTTGAATGAGGAAGGTCCTCTTACGATTCCCGAATTGCCAGAGGATGTGCCCGAAGATGAAGAAGCAGTTGAAGTTGTCGAGAGTGAGGATGACGCGATTGAGGATAGGCTCCGGATCGACGATGGAGTAGTTCAGGATCAAAGACCTTTTACCCCGCCACAGGAAGCATTACCTGAACCCAATCCGGAAGACCGGCCGGCTCGAATGCCTCAACCTCGGATTCGTTACGCAAACACCGGCCCCTTAAAACATCATATGGCGGGCGTCTCTCAAATTGCCCAAATGGCGCAGTACTCTGCCAGATTTAGTGAGTTTGGTGATTACCTGGAACGTATGTTTGAAATCATCGAAATTGAATGGCACAATATTCTGGATCAGCAGCGACTGGCAGAGCGCCGATCCCGCGTCTCCATCGCTTTTTTTATCAATATGGACGGTGAGATTATAGATTGGGAAATAATAGAGGCGACCTCCTCCCTTCAGGCCCAAATAGTGTGTTCCGCTGCTATCAACAATCGAGCGCCCTTTGGGGAATGGACTCCGGAAATGAAAACCACGCTGGAAGATCCCGAACGCATCATAGTGAACTTTCTTTTTCGTTAATCCCGGACTCCGATTCCTTACCTTCATTTTAAAGCATGGTGCCGAGTCTACAGGAAGTGATTCAAAGCTTACCCCTGGGAAAAGGAGTAACCGTGTTGTCTGTTCATCCCGAAGGATTAATTGCCCTTGAAAAGCCAAATGACGTGCTTTCGCACCCGAATGTCGAAGCCGATCAACGCCGTAGTCTGCTAAATGCTTCATGGAGCAAAGACCGTGAACGTTATGCGTGGAAAGTGGGGGAAGGGTCCGGGAGGTTATACTTATTGCATCGATTAGACTCTGCTACTTCTGGAGTAATACTTGCCTGTTTTGATCCGGACTTGGCCAGGGTGTTAAAAAAACAATTCTCCATGCGCAACGTTGCCAAGACGTATATGGCTGTTGTTGGCGGAACCGCCAGGGAATCAGACACACTTTGGAAAGATACCATGCGGAAACGTACTATCGGATCTCAATTGCGCGTAGATACAAATGTCCGGGGTGGCGCACTTGCAGAAACGCGTGTAACGTTGGTCAAATCCAAACAAGGTAAACCACTTCTCAGCCTTTTGAAATTTAATCCGCTAACCGGCCGCACGCACCAACTTCGCGTTCAATCTGCAAATCGGAAAATGCCCATCCTGGGAGACTCCACCTATGGCAACTTTCAATTCAATCGGGAAATTCAGAAGGTGATCGGTGATCAACGCCTCTTTCTCCATTCTTCCTCCATTCGCATAAGTTGGAATTGGAAAAGTGTTGACCATATCTTTGAGGCCAAATCTGAAACACCTGATATTTTCTATCGGGTAATGGAGCTCAAGTTTTGAGGAAAAATCTGTTTGCTGCCTGCTTTCACTTAAGACTTAACTGGCCTCCATGATCTTGCCACGCGAAAAAACCCTTTCAGATAAACAACTCAAGGAGGTTACCGACATCGTCGAATCTTTTAATTGTCGTCTGCAAACCATCATAGGGACGGAGCGTTCGATCTATGCCATTCTAGGTGACGAAACCAGTGAAACCATGGTCAACCGCCTGGAAGGCCTGGCTTATATCGACCGGGTTGATCGCATCCAGAATCAAAACAAGTTGATGCACCGCAGCTCTGAATTATCGCGCCACAAAATCCGAATCGCCGGTCAATGTACGGTGGATCCCAAAAAACCCAATCTATTTATCGAAACTGCTCACGCTGTAAAAGAAGCAGGAGCGAAGGTTCTTCGAGGCGGCGTGTGGAAACCCAGAACCACTCCCCATTCATTCCTGGGTGATACACCTGTTGTCTTGAAAGACCTAGTTTTAGAATTGGAAAACTTGTGGTCCTTGCGAACTAAGTTTCAAAGACCCTGATTTATTTGTAGGTTGAACAATGGCTCCTAAGGCTTACGATCGTTCACAATGGCTTTTGGTCCTGTATTCAATAATTGGGTTCGGTCTTCTTCTCCTACTATTAGTCGGAGTGCAGCGGCTCTTTTATTCTAATTACCGCATCCCGGGTGCATTGGTGTGGAGCAAGGTTCAACAAGAAGCAGCCATCTATGACTTGGAGCCGTCGTTTGTGTATGCGATTGTATTTGCGGAAAGTTCTTTCCGGCCACGAGCAAAGAATACGGGAGGCAACGGAATGATGCAGGTGAGTGAAGCTACTTGGGGAGACATGTCCAATTATCCATACGATCTGGTCTGGGATTGGAAGCTGAATATTGAAGTTGGAACGGCCTACCTTGGTTGGTGCAAAAACTATTTGGAGAATAAAAAAGTGTTTTCTTATCCGCTTCTAGCCGC comes from the Verrucomicrobiota bacterium genome and includes:
- a CDS encoding sulfatase-like hydrolase/transferase, with protein sequence MKLLFRSTLCSLLLLFLGPTLSAADTPNVILLMGDDHGWDEVAYNGHPHLHTPVLDEMATTGLRLDRFYSGHPSCSPTRGSFLTGRHPVRYGTFAPNWSMRPEEFTIGHMMKNAGYRTGHFGKWHVGPVKKASPTSPGAMGFDEWLSHDNFFELDPILVRNGGKPKKYTGESSEIIIKDTIRFIKDANKKQTPFMAVVWFGSPHEPYMGLPKDLAMYNDLPEKYAKQTVKLTSIETGQASTQVLRDVLQVRYAEITAMDRAIGQLRDYLKQADLRDNTIVFYCGDNGVPASGNGATNPFRALKGDVYEGGVRVPGIIEWPAKISEPRSSSLNTVTTDLMPTLSELIGQPLPNRPIDGVSLVPLLNGDMSERPSPIIFWNYATGPEEAYSNMPYIDPKLQEGTTPLIKMMDGKYTRTFTNYHHPEIKDSDYNGSRALLHNRYKLVVDGEKDSGTELFDLEKDPYETTNLADDLPAVTATLKDQLRAWQGSVLKSLTGADY
- a CDS encoding transglycosylase SLT domain-containing protein — its product is MAPKAYDRSQWLLVLYSIIGFGLLLLLLVGVQRLFYSNYRIPGALVWSKVQQEAAIYDLEPSFVYAIVFAESSFRPRAKNTGGNGMMQVSEATWGDMSNYPYDLVWDWKLNIEVGTAYLGWCKNYLENKKVFSYPLLAACYSKGPDYVRKNKFDIKVVGKTTNDTYQKLFIGNLSPIE
- a CDS encoding RNA pseudouridine synthase encodes the protein MVPSLQEVIQSLPLGKGVTVLSVHPEGLIALEKPNDVLSHPNVEADQRRSLLNASWSKDRERYAWKVGEGSGRLYLLHRLDSATSGVILACFDPDLARVLKKQFSMRNVAKTYMAVVGGTARESDTLWKDTMRKRTIGSQLRVDTNVRGGALAETRVTLVKSKQGKPLLSLLKFNPLTGRTHQLRVQSANRKMPILGDSTYGNFQFNREIQKVIGDQRLFLHSSSIRISWNWKSVDHIFEAKSETPDIFYRVMELKF
- a CDS encoding fused MFS/spermidine synthase, which produces MRVFVVTIFLSAFLLFQVQPIIARYILPWFGGTPAVWTTCMLFFQLSLLAGYAYAHGLVVRWRDQPRWQAGIHLALIAVSLLFLPITPDQALTTSSASDPTLGIVLLLLRTVGLPFLVISASGPLMQHWFATSYPGKSPYRLYAVSNLGSLLALISYPFLIEPVLGLRLQTQVWSGTYIIYGVLAVFCARQILRASPSDQIPHLNEPKPSLVSVPIGDRVLWGIFATLGSVLLLSVTNKMTQDIAVVPFLWILPLALYLLSFIICFDHDRWYRRDIWIPLAVICVGSLVYLLNQDFNDNEPHIILQIVIYVSAMFTCCMICHGEMVRLKPAPQFLTSFYLIISLGGAMGGLLVSQVSPRIFSGYWELHASLLAIAVIVTCLLGNELFRKSSLSRVKKSALVITWVPLIFSMIFFLDNHIQDETNATLVSKRGFYGVLRVYESNVGKPGHRRDLYHGRIKHGQQFVATEETRAELSAYYMANSGVAILSHFHPKHLPFSLEPMKIGVVGLGIGTLATLGKEGDTVKFYEINPDVESLARSHFYYLSDSRAETSVALRDASTSLETELATSGSQGFDILVIDAFSGDSIPLHLLTVEAFQLYLKHLNSGGALAIHITNIHLDLSDPVRTVANELNLHAIWIERDAVDPGEYYSSWILLSPTAETLDLIASTGLSTAWEKETPRPILWSDDYSNLFRVIKWD
- a CDS encoding Dabb family protein, whose translation is MLVHTVYFYLKPEVSEEETAAFIKQLEGLGAIETIDSMHVGTPAATPVRPVVKNDYSVASTVIFKTIADHDIYQGHPIHDDFINNNKHLWDKVVIYDAD